In Sparus aurata chromosome 3, fSpaAur1.1, whole genome shotgun sequence, the following are encoded in one genomic region:
- the cap2 gene encoding adenylyl cyclase-associated protein 2 — protein sequence MEGLMERLERAVTRLEKMGFTMQSSMANGGCVNGIDGGSSQCFEAFDVVLKGPVSDYLNQSRSIGGEVEKHAEMVNKALQTQRTFLKMASTHQEPAETELQDLLKPISDHIQEIQSFRERNRGSSLFNHLSAVSESIPALGWVAVSQKPGPYVKEMNDAATFYTNRVLKDYKETDRRHVDWVRSYLSIWTEMQAFIKQHHTVGLVWSKTGPMAPPSLFDPPSAPCQPPPPPPPPPPPPPGPPPVFTDDDSQHQAGGAMPQHSALFAQLNQGMDITKGLKHVSDENKTHKNPNLRSQATPVKTKSPGNVNSPRAVAQKRPPLLELEGKKWRVENFEQAHDLVIEETELKQVVYVFSCNNSTLQVKGKINSIIVDNCKKLGLVFENVVGIVEIINSKSVQLQVLGKVPTISINKTEGCQVYLSKDSLNCDIVSATSSEMNILVPQGDDDFREFPVPEQFKTVWDGSKLVTEPTEIAG from the exons ATGGAAGGTTTAATGGAGCGGCTGGAGCGAGCTGTGACTCGCCTTGAGAAGATGGGCTTCACCATGCAGAGCAGCATGGCTAATGGAGGCTGTGTCAACGGCATCGATGGAG GTTCGTCTCAGTGTTTCGAGGCCTTCGACGTCGTCCTGAAAGGTCCAGTGTCAGACTACCTAAACCAAAGCCGATCTATTGGAGGCGAGGTGGAGAAACAT GCGGAGATGGTGAACAAGGCCCTGCAGACTCAGAGGACCTTCCTCAAGATGGCTTCCACGCACCAGGAACCTGCAGAG ACGGAGCTCCAGGACCTGCTGAAGCCCATTTCCGACCACATCCAGGAGATCCAGAGCTTCCGAGAACGAAACCGCGGCAGCAGCCTCTTCAATCACCTGTCGGCCGTCAGCGAGAGCATCCCCGCTCTAGGCTGGGTGGCTGTG AGTCAGAAGCCGGGTCCGTATGTGAAGGAGATGAACGATGCCGCCACCTTCTACACCAACAGAGTGCTGAAGGACTACAAGGAAAC CGACAGACGTCACGTAGACTGGGTGCGCTCCTACCTGTCAATCTGGACCGAGATGCAGGCCTTCATCAAACAGCACCACACTGTAGGACTGGTGTGGAGTAAGACT GGCCCCATggctcctccctctctctttgacCCCCCTAGCGCTCCCTGTcaaccacctcctcctcctcctcctcctcctcctcctccccctggcCCTCCTCCTGTCTTCACTGATGATGACTCCCAGCATCAGGCGGGTGGTGCGATGCCCCAGCACTCGGCACTGTTTGCCCAGCTCAACCAGGGCATGGACATCACTAAAG GTCTGAAGCATGtgtcagatgaaaacaagacCCATAAGAACCCCAATCTGCGTTCACAAGCCACACCGGTCAAGACAAAGTCTCCTGGGAACGTGAACTCACCCAGAGCAGTGGCCCAGAAAAGACCCCCtctgctggagctggaggggaagaAGTGGAGGGTG GAAAACTTTGAGCAGGCACACGACCTGGTGATCGAGGAGACGGAGCTGAAGCAAGTGGTCTACGTCTTCAGCTGCAACAACTCCACCCTGCAGGTCAAGGGCAAAATTAACTCCATCATCGTAG ACAACTGCAAGAAGCTGGGTTTGGTGTTTGAGAACGTAGTTGGGATTGTGGAGATCATCAACTCCAAATCAGTTCAGTTACAG GTATTGGGAAAAGTTCCCACCATCTCCATCAACAAGACAGAGGGCTGCCAGGTCTACCTGAGCAAGGACTCCCTCAACTGCGACATCGTCAGTGCCACAAGCTCTGAGATGAACATCCTGGTACCGCAAGGAGATGATGATTTT AGGGAGTTTCCAGTGCCCGAGCAGTTCAAGACCGTTTGGGATGGCTCCAAACTGGTGACAGAGCCCACAGAGATCGCAGGCTGA
- the aunip gene encoding aurora kinase A and ninein-interacting protein — translation MKTSKSAPKTSAREECGVWLDTTQLKGRAKQKRLARPISKLLNPYAGGGGYNLAVALNFTQTKLEMPKTKQSAISTFFTAQRRVLNKMSTSEEPNMDPGVPPSPSASTTCAPVTKRRREIDLDFDNIEPGVDHEWKSKNVPEEAVCQEQTASRSPSQKMHFEFEEEQFKEINPPQSKKRLTVTSYLPYDSQPLPQAWSQDPLFTCSQYSEGEYNLTDPKNTEAKDISDSETSFLNSLQSEDAFGIYMDVEARTSTQKSFKHVHSSQGDEKENGSFLSSKLPRKHSTLPHIEPLSNHKWTKPKTPSPRKHIPVHLWKKADKNDDHDSQFKWTKPSYSPLKKREPQQSYTAPDEDSLAVLFTQDSEGFRVIAHRGLQSRSPLKDQSNISTATVRTSAYISLVEEEEEDEMLFTQDSQGNLVIKH, via the exons ATGAAGACTTCTAAATCAGCACCAAAGACCTCTGCTCGAGAGGAATGTGGTGTGTGGTTGGACACTACGCAGCTGAAAGGAAGAGCAAAGCAG AAACGACTCGCTCGTCCCATATCTAAGCTGCTGAATCCTTACGCTGGAGGTGGCGGATACAATTTGGCTGTGGCACTCAACTTCACTCAGACCAAACTGGAAATGCCAAAGACCAAACAGAGCGCCATATCAACCTTCTTCACAGCTCAGCGCAGAG TTCTCAATAAGATGTCTACTTCTGAAGAGCCGAACATGGATCCAGGTGTGCCTCCTTCACCATCTGCCTCAACCACATGTGCACCTGTGACAAAACGAAGACGTGAAATAGATCTTGATTTCGATAACATCGAGCCTGGTGTTGATCATGAGtggaaaagtaaaaatgttccTGAAGAAGCAGTGTGTCAGGAGCAGACAGCAAGCCGTTCACCTTCTCAAAAAATGCACTTTGAATTTGAGGAGGAGCAATTCAAGGAGATAAATCCACCACAGAGTAAGAAGAGGCTCACTGTGACCTCCTATTTGCCATATGACAGTCAACCTCTTCCACAGGCCTGGAGTCAGGACCCATTGTTCACTTGTAGCCAGTATTCTGAGGGTGAATATAACCTGACTGACCCGAAAAACACCGAAGCAAAGGACATTAGTGACTCTGAGACAAGTTTCTTAAACAGTCTCCAAAGTGAGGATGCCTTTGGTATTTACATGGACGTGGAAGCGAGAACCTCAACTCAAAAATcttttaaacatgttcattcCTCTCAGGGCGACGAGAAAGAAAACGGCAGCTTTTTGTCGTCTAAGTTGCCAAGAAAGCACTCAACTCTTCCTCATATTGAACCTCTTTCAAATCATAAATGGACAAAACCAAAAACCCCATCACCCCGAAAACATAttcctgttcacctgtggaaaAAGGCGGATAAAAACGATGACCATGATTCTCAGTTTAAGTGGACAAAACCAAGCTACTCTCCTCTAAAAAAACGAGAAccacagcagtcatacacagcACCTGATGAGGACAGTCTGGCCGTACTGTTCACCCAGGACTCTGAAGGGTTCAGGGTGATAGCGCACAGAGGTCTGCAAAGCAGGAGTCCACTCAAGGATCAGAGTAACATCAGCACCGCGACAGTGAGAACTAGTGCTTACATATCattggtggaggaggaggaggaagacgagatGCTCTTTACTCAAGACTCTCAGGGAAATCTGGTGATCAAACACTGA
- the vps28 gene encoding vacuolar protein sorting-associated protein 28 homolog, translating into MFHGIPVTGGVGGAPANKPELYEEVKLYKNAREREKYDNMAELFAVVKTLQALEKAYIKDCVTPNEYTASCSRLLVQYKAAFKQVQGSDVGSIDDFCRKYRLDCPLAMERIKEDRPITIKDDKGNLNRCIADIVSLFITVMDKLRLEIRAMDEIQPDLRELMETMNRMSNMPPDSEAKDKVSLWLTTLSSMSASDELDDNQVRQMLFDLESAYNAFNRFLHSS; encoded by the exons ATGTTCCATGGGATACCAGTCACAGGAGGTGTGGGAGGAG CTCCGGCCAATAAACCCGAGTTGTATGAG gAAGTGAAACTATACAAAAATGCAAGAGAACGAGAAAA GTATGATAACATGGCAGAGTTGTTCGCTGTCGTCAAGACCCTTCAGGCCCTGGAGAAGGCTTATATCAAGGACTGTGTCACACCTAATGA GTACACCGCTTCCTGTTCCAGATTGTTGGTTCAGTATAAGGCTGCTTTCAAACAGGTGCAGGGCTCTGATGTGGGCTCCATCGATGACTTCTGCAGGAAGTACAGA CTTGACTGCCCACTAGCCATGGAAAGGATTAAGGAGGATCGGCCAATCACCATCAAGGATGACAAGGGCAACCTGAACCGCTGCATTGCAGATATAGTTTCC CTCTTCATCACTGTGATGGACAAGCTGAGACTGGAGATCAGGGCCATGGACGAG ATCCAGCCAGACCTGAGGGAACTGATGGAAACCATGAACAGAATGAGCAACATGCCTCCTGACTCTGAAGCTAAGGACAAAGTCAGCCTCTG GTTGACCACCCTCAGCAGCATGTCCGCCTCAGACGAGTTGGATGATAACCAGGTGCGCCAGATGCTCTTTGACCTGGAGTCGGCCTACAATGCCTTCAACCGCTTCCTTCATTCCTCCTAA